One window of the Babesia microti strain RI chromosome IV, complete genome genome contains the following:
- a CDS encoding ATP-dependent RNA helicase DDX23/PRP28 (overlaps_old_locusTagID:BBM_III08725), with protein MSSSQWLGTIRHIPGLIKIKLSSWVTLTSYSGYYISSDWDIQSAIALGLGVFCCSASSQAANQLIELKNDIKMSRTCNRPLVTGKITKKQAIAACITFATIGTTTLAYISPISAIIGLSNILAYTLIYTPLKYRTIYNTQIGAIVGAVPPLIGSTISNVQLSEISPWILFYTLYCWQMPHFYLIAWLNRKDCLKVGFRMVGITDDSGKTTGKACIRWHSLTTLLSALLLAANITNSTVPISYAFLLPLTINLSLLRQFILFMKTSTSISAIKLFKNGLWHILALLASTSYALDNSTRDFLKP; from the exons ATGTCATCATCTCAATGGCTTGGCACTATTAGACACATACCAGGAttgattaaaattaaattatcatcatgGGTAACTTTAACTAGTTATTCTGGCTACTATATATCCTCAGATTGGGATATCCAATCAGCCATCGCACTTGGCTTAGGAGTGTTTTGCTGTTCTGCATCCTCACAAGCAGCAAACCAATTAATAGAActtaaaaatgacattaaaATGAGTAGAACTTGTAATAG gCCTTTGGTCACTGGGAAAATAACTAAAAAACAGGCAATTGCAGCATGCATAACATTCGCTACAATTGGCACAACTACTTTGGCCTATATATCACCTATTTCTGCGATAATAGGATTGAGTAACATTCTAGCTTATACATTGATTTATACGCCACTAAAAT ATAgaacaatatataacactCAAATTGGAGCAATAGTTGGGGCGGTGCCACCTCTTATTGGTTCTACTATTTCAAATGTACAACTGAGTGAAATTTCACCATGGATACTATTCTATACGTTATATTGTTGGCAAATGCCGCATTTTTATCTTATCGCATGGTTAAATAGGAAGGATTGCCTAAAAGTAGGGTTTAGAATGGTTGGAATAACAGATGACTCGGGTAAAACTACTGGTAAAGCTTGTATAAGATGGCATTCTCTTACTACTCTTTTATCTGCTTTATTATTAGCtgcaaatattacaaattctACAGTCCCCATCAGTTATGCATTCCTTTTACCATTAacgataaatttatcattactAAGACAATTCATTTTGTTTATGAAAACTTCCACCAGTATATCagcaattaaattatttaagaATGGTTTGTG GCACATACTGGCTTTATTGGCTTCAACCTCATACGCTTTGGACAATAGTACTCGTGATTTTCTAAAACCgtaa
- a CDS encoding small subunit ribosomal protein S24e (overlaps_old_locusTagID:BBM_III08730) — protein sequence MDPSYSIRVRRFMTNPLLKRKQFCLEVIHPGKPCVNKEKLKEKIAKQFKISDPKTVILFGFKTLFGGGRSTGFGLIYDNIAAVKRFERTYRLVRNGLMEAPARIGRRASKELKNRRKKVRGKEKAKCSSASKKK from the exons ATGGACCCATCTTACAGTATTCGTGTACGTAGGTTTATGACAAATCCTCTATTGAAACGGAAGCAATTCTGTTTGGAGGTAATTCATCCCGGAAAACCATGCGTAAATAAGGAGAAACTCAAAGAGAAGATTgctaaacaatttaaaatatcagaCCCGAAGACAGTGATCTTATTTGGATTCAAAACTCTATTTGGTGGCGGTAGAAGTACTGGGTTTGGTTTGATCtatgataatattgcaGCAGTTAAACGATTCGAGAGAACTTATCGTCTTGTTAGGAATGGACTAATGGAAGCGCCTGCTAGAATTGGTCGCAGGGCTTCTAAGGAACTAAAAAATAGACGAAAGAAg gttCGTGGAAAGGAGAAAGCCAAATGCAGTAGCGCTTCCAAAAAGAAGTGA
- a CDS encoding TP53 regulating kinase (overlaps_old_locusTagID:BBM_III08735) has protein sequence MLGAEAEVIRGNYNGNECAIKKRLPKTYRHPQIDKIISTHRLSNEIKILNRLSLFGIDVPKVYYVDKESHIICMEWVYGSICKDFLENSPKFVNIEFAVILANTIANIHKNNVIHGDLTTCNIICRKLSDDINLPLDKQVSPCIIDFGLSYNSTSIEDRAVDLYVLEKCIRCSLGCYSEEWLDAFLFQYSKSFDKGDDVIKRLDQVRLRGRKRSTAG, from the exons ATGCTTGGTGCTGAAGCG GAAGTGATTCGCGGTAATTATAATGGAAATGAATGCGCGATAAAAAAGAGGCTTCCTAAAACATATAGGCACCcacaaattgataaaattatatctacACACCGTTTATCTAATGagattaaaatattaaatcgTTTATCCCTATTTGGTATTGACGTACCTAAAGTTTATTATGTTGACAAAGAATcacatattatttgtatggAATGGGTTTATGGCTCCATTTGCAAAGATTTTTTAGAAAACTCaccaaaatttgttaatattgaatttgcTGTCATATTAGCCAACACTATAGCAAACAttcataaaaataatgttattcATGGAGATTTGACCAcatgtaatattatttgtagaAAATTAAGTGATGATATCAATTTACCTCTTGATAAACAAGTTTCTCCGTGTATTATTGACTTTGGTTTATCTTACAACTCCACTTCTATTGAG GATAGGGCTGTAGATCTTTATGTTTTGGAAAAATGTATCAGATGCTCATTGGGTTGTTATTCTGAGGAATGGCTTGATGCATTTCTTTTTCAATATTCTAAATCTTTTGACAAAGGTGATGATGTCATTAAGCGATTGGATCAAGTTAGACTTAGGGGGAGAAAAAGGTCTACGGCaggataa
- a CDS encoding sco1/2-like protein (overlaps_old_locusTagID:BBM_III08740) — translation MSCRNCASLRRLYSTFNKSNKSDLDQLKHSSRFKIGFKYILSNAAICGVVGGSIYLFSESRKYSQRAKIQSSVQGTPLIGGSWSLIDHNGKRRSEKDFFGTYTLIYFGFANCPDICPEELEKQKIVLENIDKKFGNVIQPLFISVDHNRDTPEKLKSFVKLFHSRLIGLTGNEDEIKRVTKLFRVYYNPGVKSDGEYLIDHSIIHYLMDKQGKFIDLYGKNLTPREMTAKIMQVISQRK, via the exons ATGTCATGCCGAAATTGTGCCTCACTTAGACGTCTATATTctacatttaataaatctaaTAAATCTGATTTAGACCAATTAAAGCATTCATCTCGGTTTAAAATTggttttaaatatatattatccaatGCAGCTATATGCGGTGTTGTTGGTGGTTCAATTTATCTATTCTCCGAATCTAGAAAATATTCTCAAAGAG CAAAAATTCAATCTAGCGTACAGGGTACACCTTTAATTGGTGGTAGTTGGTCTTTAATTGATCATAATGGGAAAAGACGCAGTGAAAAAGATTTTTTTGGAACATATACTTTAATATATTTCG GTTTTGCGAATTGCCCAGATATATGTCCTGAAGAATTGGAGAAACAAAAGATTGTTTTGGAAAATATAG ataaaaaattCGGAAATGTTATTCAAccattatttatatcag TTGATCATAATCGTGATACTCCTGAGAAATTGAAATCTTTTGTTAAACTATTTCATTCTCGTTTAATTGGATTAACTGGGAACGAAGATGAGATTAAAAGAGTTACAAAATTGTTTAGGGTTTATTATAATCCTGGGGTTAAATCAGATGGAgaatatttaattgatcACTCAATTATCCATTATCTTATGGACAAGCAGGGAAAATTCATAGATCTCTACGGTAAAAATCTTACACCGCGTGAAATG ACAGCTAAAATAATGCAGGTTATATCACAGCGGAAATGA
- a CDS encoding hypothetical protein (overlaps_old_locusTagID:BBM_III08745), with protein sequence MKLKRDIDGDISVINYSNQFFTVLNPSQNISVVSIKKDFEFSYKLPPECCDDYPTKYHLTPLVSNDSISKFVFSKKNHLYILNAGEELTVYNVIKSRATILSVISCRLVNSYDWNIITLTAHEKTFRLELRLSKNLEIIETLNLLSFEDHIELLDIQFVDEYIFHDNFGIIIIIYRIKDDIKYALISVISKKFAILRHNSLNDKLKMNVDNVFSCYRCWFFCEKSNLARATLDHKLLDLTFERFFDFNGNFFISHEIWGKYNSTSDSVNIKLFKWPKFELLNETFSTDDKITNIFGGIDGNNVLLLLIYSKNERYQTISLNTDNFNRISSAFQFEKAIRSFDNNVNYLNLDKDFNITNVRNLFQLETLRDEDAVKILLKDPELLLPVFIESFNISPIHLIMAFKKHLNQKSFDILIRMLLKWLDSFNNGVELTELSSNVYCNFDPIIWIKKVVELTCCILDSTVNSSFNADKIVTEELIRLTKDVCKLQKNLQHIYSRVTMLTSASYFHDVRKYNSNKLLETFSIDL encoded by the exons atgaaGCTAAAACGTGATATTGACGGTGATATATCCGTCATAAACTATTCAAATCAGTTTTTTACTGTTCTGAATCCAAGTCAAAACATTTCAGTTGTATCTATTAAGAAAGATTTTGAGTTTtcatataaattacctCCAGAATGTTGTGATGATTATCCGACCAAATACCATCTAACTCCATTGGTATCTAATGATTCtatttctaaatttgttttttcaaaaaaaaaccatctttatattttaaatgcaGGTGAAGAACTAACTGtttataatgtaataaag tcAAGAGctacaattttatctgtAATTTCATGTCGATTGGTTAATAGTTATGATTGGAATATAATCACTCTAACTGCTCATGAAAAAACATTTCGCTTAGAATTAAGATTATctaaaaatttggaaataatAGAGacattaaatttattatccTTTGAGGATCATATTGAGTTATTGgatattcaatttgttgatgaatatatattccacGACAATTTTGGTATAATCATCATAATATATCGCATTAAAgatgatatcaaatatgCATTGATATCTGtaatttctaaaaaatttgctatcTTACGGCATAATTCACtcaatgataaattgaaGATGAATGTTGATAATGTTTTTTCTTGTTATAGATGCTGGTTTTTCTGCGAAAAATCCAATCTCGCAAGAGCTACATTGGATCATAAGCTTCTAGATTTAACATTTGAAAGATTTTTTGATTTCaatggcaatttttttatatcGCATGAAATTTGGGGTAAATATAATTCTACATCAGATTCCGTCAATATTAAGTTATTCAAATGGCccaaatttgaattgttAAATGAAACATTTTCAACGGATGATAAAATAACCAATATATTTGGGGGCATTGATGGAAATAATgttttattattgttgaTTTACTCAAAAAATGAAAGATACCAAACTATAAGTTTAAATACTGATAATTTCAATAGAATTTCATCTGcttttcaatttgaaaAGGCGATCCGATCATTCGAcaataatgttaattatttaaatttggataaaGATTTTAATATTACGAATGTGAGGAATCTTTTTCAATTAGAAACATTAAGg GACGAAGATGCAGTTAAAATCTTATTAAAGGATCCTGAATTGTTACTACCAGTTTTCATAgaatcatttaatatatcacCCATCCATTTAATTATGGCATTTAAAAAACATCTCAATCAGAAATcatttgacattttaattagAATGTTGTTAAAATGGTTAGattcatttaataatgGTGTGGAGTTGACAGAATTGTCAAGCAATgtttattgcaattttgaTCCTATAATATGGATAAAAAAAGTTGTAGAATTGACTTGTTGCATTCTAGATTCGACCGTCAATAGCAGTTTTAATGctgataaaattgttactgAAGAATTGATAAGATTGACTAAAGATGTTTGTAAATTACAGAAAAATTTACAGCATATATACAGTAGAGTTACCATGTTAACATCTGCAAGTTATTTCCATGATGTTAggaaatataattcaaataaacTTTTagaaacattttcaattgatcTTTAA
- a CDS encoding UPF0396 protein (overlaps_old_locusTagID:BBM_III08750) — MGRLSVPIPFGRKNVSKSEWNDFIEWQKYRNEERMRFELMESDLYISSRELSPETWESVLNELSSSSNLVSIEESPTSVNNEEDKIHSGNINNNISGLDFDSIEYKRHKCNKSEYKSKSDNKDKGLASDNDDKNYSDSDEDYGPMPMAVHETAINKSINDEPQIAEGKSRTLTQYALNDNRISRKAAGMTPEEVEKYESLGYVMSGSSHWRMNQAKLLKEKEHYSVEDQRSKAILNPEERANKEVELINNLKEMLKKQNDIMDKSNM, encoded by the exons ATGGGCAGATTATCAGTTCCAATACCATTTGGTAGAAAGAATGTTAGTAAATCTGAATGGAATGATTTTATCGAATGGcaaaaatatcgcaatgAAGAACGGATGAGATTTGAATTAATGGAATCCGATTTATACATTTCATCTAGAGAATTATCGCCTGAAACTTGGGAATCGGtcctaaatgaattatccTCATCTAGTAACTTAGTTAGTATTGAAGAATCTCCCACTTCAGTGAATAATGAAGAGGATAAGATCCATTCAggcaatataaataataatatttctgGTTTAGACTTCGATTCTATTGAATACAAAAGGCATAAATGTAATAAGAGCGAGTACAAGTCTAAATCTGATAATAAAGATAAAGGTCTAGCATCtgataatgatgataaaaattatagtGATTCTGATGAGGATTATGGACCAATGCCAATGGCTGTCCATGAGActgcaataaataaatcaataaa CGATGAACCTCAAATAGCAGAAGGCAAATCAAGAACATTAACTCAATATGCGCTAAATGACAATAGAATATCGAGAAAGGCCGCAGGTATGACGCCTGAGGAAGTTGAGAAATATGAATCACTTGGCTATGTTATGTCTGGTTCAAG tCATTGGAGAATGAATCAAGCTAAGCTTTTGAAGGAGAAGGAACATTATTCTGTGGAAGATCAAAGATCAAAGGCCATACTAAATCCTGAAGAACGAGCAAACAAGGAAGTTGAGTTgattaacaatttgaaaGAAATGCTCA AAAaacaaaatgatattatgGATAAGTCTAATAtgtga
- a CDS encoding DNA-directed RNA Polymerase II subunit L (overlaps_old_locusTagID:BBM_III08755), giving the protein MIVPIRCFTCGKVIGNLWNKWLDKLSRDIPEGQALDELGLSRYCCRRMILTHVDLIDKLLAYNIYEKRTINS; this is encoded by the exons ATGATAGTACCGATCCGATGTTTCACTTGTGGAAAGGttattggtaatttatGGAATAAATGGTTGGATAAATTATCTAGAGATATTCCAGAAGg GCAGGCTCTGGATGAATTGGGCCTATCTAGATATTGTTGCCGTAGGATGATACTAACCCATGTTGAtttgattgataaattactGGCATATAATA TTTACGAAAAGAGGACTATTaatagttaa
- a CDS encoding conserved Plasmodium protein, unknown function (overlaps_old_locusTagID:BBM_III08765): MFKCLIRFKGPGNAFATPISSSVTDSPYRLTKFKLKPIRHDFQNVLMLADNKCLERAAKEVISSKLPPVHTQFSDMDPGDSLQFGRKFVDQRPLSKSRGFWVVFSKRIKSSAYILPPKTISLVLRAFHVANKDTGIYVSLADPIKYIIKSIDGTSLYWIVTVLSKRLKGNCNKELFDMLANHLQNVLYQVTGAMAVEICKCLYESGYRKSDVCKNVGLKVVNSGIGVIDAIHAIFTFGLFKFRCDKIHRELENIIIEYIDQLNAIDVAKIVIGFDRSSYDPARVLNLLEFKLMKIICDISENYKNDFIIAVDRSSCVERVKETVCIVQQN, encoded by the exons ATGTTTAAGTGTCTGATAAGATTTAAAGGCCCTGGGAATGCATTTGCTACTCCAATCAGTTCCAGTGTGACTGATAGTCCATATAGATTAaccaaattcaaattgaaGCCAATACGACACGATTTTCAg AATGTTCTTATGTTAGCTGATAACAAATGTTTGGAAAGGGCAGCAAAGGAAgttatatcatcaaaacTACCACCTGTTCACACACAATTTTCTGACATGGATCCAGGTGATAGTTTACAATTTGGTAGGAAATTTGTGGATCAGAGGCCGTTATCAAAGAGTAGGGGATTTTGGGTTGTATTTAGTAAACGAATAAAATCTAGCGCATATATATTACCTCCTAAAACAATATCTCTAGTACTTCGTGCATTTCACGTTGCTAATAAAGATACCG GAATATATGTGTCACTAGCTGATcctataaaatatatcattaaatcaATAGATGGAACGTCGTTGTATTGGATTGTAACCGTTTTATCAAAGAGATTAAAGGGTAATTGTAATAAagaattgtttgatatGTTGGCCAATCACCTccaaaatgtattatacCAAGTTACCG ggGCAATGGCTGTTGAAATATGCAAATGTCTGTATGAATCGGGTTATAGAAAATCAGATGTATGTAAAAACGTAGGATTGAAGGTTGTAAATTCTGGAATTGGTGTTATAG ATGCAATTCACGCCATTTTTACATTCggattgtttaaatttagatGCGATAAAATCCATAGGgaattggaaaatattattattgaatatattgaCCAATTGAAC GCAATAGATGTTGCAAAGATTGTAATTGGATTCGATAGATCTAGTTATGACCCGGCTAGGgtgttaaatttattagaatttaaattaatgaagataatttgtgatatatcAGA AAATTATAAGAATGACTTTATAATTGCAGTTGATAGGTCATCATGTGTTGAAAGGGTTAAGGAGACTGTATGTATTGtgcaacaaaattaa
- a CDS encoding hypothetical protein (overlaps_old_locusTagID:BBM_III08770), with product MSIVTKLTNLYERILSEPCAFPRHIQLLHEKASAVRDDRTKCGINQSSITKHLALEQTRKVIYALTRLDSSEYLLLASRDPAAIDFIHLSTLTHSINNLTREGIIYGNKFNALMWIRRQGVHNLIIYLLESIDCKDIKFNRLGKVRLSFWNRILK from the exons ATGAGTATAGTtacaaaattgacaaatttatatgagAGAATATTATCAGAACCGTGTGCATTTCCTAGacatatacaattgttgCACGAAAAAG CGTCTGCTGTGAGAGATGATCGTACCAAGTGTGGTATTAATCAATCTTCTATAACAAAACATTTGGCATTGGAACAGACTAGGAAGGTTATATATGCTTTGACAAGATTAGATAGTTCCGAGTACTTACTATTGGCATCTAGAGACCCAGCTGCTATAGATTTTATTCACCTGTCTACTTTAACTcattcaattaataatcTTACTAGAGAAGGTATAATTTatggaaataaatttaatgcaTTGATGTGGATTAGGAG ACAGGGTGTACATAATTTGATCATTTATCTTTTGGAAAGCATTGATTGTAAAGATATAAAGTTTAATAGACTCGGGAAAGTTAGATTATCATTTTGGAATAGGATACTGAAGTGA
- a CDS encoding Heat shock protein homolog pss1 (overlaps_old_locusTagID:BBM_III08770), with protein MPVLGIDLGTLTSTVATIQKGAIQIVLNDISARQTPTIVSFTKRNRLTGDRSLAELKTNFSNTCRGLKNLLGLLNRSDSKIDLYESYCDFDLNKDGRGAYRVHYCGEKRSFTVTQVVAIYLRALADMANKYLNCVNREIVISYPPWFSDSQKESLLAASRIAGLDCLRVMNEDTALALDYGMHRLKEFNSDTPVVVVFVMIGHANSSITIVDFYKEKLEIQSEVFRKDLGGRNIDHLLAQYFADSFKKKYNLDPMAGTKTRIKLEEMANKTKKILSANSDAYYNIECLVDDHDLTGSISRSDFEDILNQSFIPTLVGMLDDAMKIFGQPIDKIHNIEVVGGCPRIPCVQRAISNFFNKPLSKTLNADECVARGCALQAAMSSLHYRVRDYYCYERVWRPVNAICRQLPYDQTQLTSGEVVEIIQFGSPLNYIAEIKLPLGAMGYEISASYGDPHVVNSDFLGTCSVHLSNQNLEDASHVIVRAGFSPHGIFTFIDSYIVNISQAAENDMDTERSESNKRMLEVQIRPFYGKCDMDELDGFCKDEDKMQKVDAAEQDRLMKLNDLETCIYDFRDKINGSHKQFISSNDATKLCKLIGEVEEWLYENNEAAISEFDSRICTINTHWEPVQYRFKVYNEKKQNLPRVFETLRQVETFCADTENPKYASITLEQRSELASDCEALRNFLDRSQKEEASKPLDSDPCFTMETVNDRLKSLTVRAQALMDTAKKAKKEEETNKSTNDDPNHNNGNNSSETNCGDGTSGNSVEDKIE; from the exons ATGCCTGTTTTGGGAATTGACCTGGGTACGCTTACCAGTACCGTTGCTACTATTCAAAAGGGTGCTATTCAAATCGTGCTCAATGATATATCCGCTAGGCAGACGCC GAcaattgtatcatttaCTAAGCGTAACAGGTTAACTGGAGATCGTTCATTAGCTGAG ctaaaaacaaatttctCTAATACTTGCCGTGGATTGAAAAATCTCCTGGGTTTACTAAATAGAAGTGATAGCAAGATAGATTTGTACGAGTCTTACTGCGATTTTGATTTAAATAAAGATGGACGGGGGGCATACAGAGTCCATTATTGCGGTGAAAAACGTTCCTTTACAGTCACGCAAGTTGTTGCAATCTACTTACGTGCATTGGCTGATATGGCAAATAAATACCTAAACTGTGTCAATAGGGAGATTGTAATCTCATACCCTCCTTGGTTTTCAGATTCGCAGAAGGAATCTTTACTAGCTGCAAGTAGAATTGCTGGACTTGATTGCTTAAGAGTTATGAACGAAGATACCGCACTTGCACTCGATTATGGAATGCATAGGTTGAAAGAATTCAATAGTGATACTCCAGTTGTTGTGGTATTTGTGATGATTGGGCATGccaattcatcaataacaattgtagACTTTTATAAAGAGAAGTTGGAGATCCAATCGGAAGTTTTTAGGAAAGATTTGGGCGGCCGTAACATCGATCATTTGTTGGCACAGTACTTTGCCGACTCATTTAAGAAGAAGTACAATCTTGATCCAATGGCCGGAACTAAAACCCGAATTAAACTGGAGGAGATGGCCAATAAAACCAAAAAAATCCTATCTGCAAATTCCGATGCATACTACAATATTGAGTGTCTCGTGGATGATCATGATCTGACTGGGAGTATTTCTAGGAGTGATTTTGAAGATATTTTGAACCAATCATTTATACCAACGTTAGTTGGTATGTTAGATGATGCTATGAAAATTTTCGGGCAACCGATTGACAAGATTCACAATATTGAAGTTGTTGGCGGATGCCCAAGAATACCTTGTGTACAACGCgctatttcaaattttttcaataaacCGCTCAGTAAAACGCTCAACGCAGATGAATGTGTTGCCAGAGGTTGTGCTTTACAG GCCGCTATGTCATCTTTGCATTATCGCGTTCGTGATTACTATTGTTACGAGAGAGTGTGGAGGCCAGTTAACGCCATTTGCAGGCAATTGCCGTATGATCAAACACAACTTACAAG TGGTGAAGTTGTTGagataattcaatttggATCACCTCTAAATTATATCGCTGAGATCAAACTTCCGCTGGGGGCTATGGGTTACGAAATATCTGCATCCTATGGCGATCCTCACGTTGTAAATTCTGATTTTCTTGGCACATGTTCGGTTCATTTATCGAACCAAAATCTTGAGGATGCATCTCATGTTATCGTACGTGCGGGATTCTCTCCTCATGGGATCTTTACCTTCATAGATTCATATATAGTCAAT ATTAGTCAGGCTGCTGAAAATGATATGGATACTGAAAGGAGCGAATCAAATAAGAGGATGTTGGAAGTACAAATTAGACCATTCTACGGAAAATGTGATATGGATGAGTTGGATGGTTTTTGCAAGGATGAAGATAAAATGCAGAAAGTTGATGCAGCAGAGCAGGATAGATTAATGAAGTTGAACGATCTAGAAACGTGTATTTATGATTTCCGAGACAAGATCAATGGGTCACATAAGCAgtttatatcatcaaatgaTGCTACCAAGCTATGCAAATTGATTGGAGAAGTGGAAGAATGGTTATATGAAAATAACGAAGCGGCAATAAGCGAATTTGATTCAAGGATCTGTACTATTAATACGCACTGGGAGCCGGTACAATACAGATTTAAGGTGTATAATGAGAAGAAACAGAACCTACCCAGGGTTTTTGAGACACTGAGGCAAGTTGAAACTTTTTGTGCCGATACCGAGAACCCAAAATATGCATCAATTACATTGGAACAGCGTAGTGAATTGGCAAGTGACTGTGAGGCTTTGAGAAATTTTTTGGATAGATCTCAAAAGGAAGAGGCAAGTAAACCATTGGATAGCGACCCATGTTTCACTATGGAAACTGTAAATGACAGATTAAAATCACTTACGGTCAGAGCACAGGCCCTGATGGACACAGCTAAGAAAGCCAAAAAAG AAGAGGAAACTAATAAAAGCACCAACGATGATCCTAATCATAATAATGGTAATAATAGTAGCGAAACTAACTGTGGAGATGGAACCAGTGGAAATAGTGTTGAAGATAAGATAGAGTAG